aaattaatttattttcactcaaATGTAAACCCGAATAGCAATTGAAAACTCCGAAATACCAAGAAAAAAGTTAAGAATCTATTTCGGTCTTTGCAAACACGAAAAATATTCAggatatggaaataattttttcttctgctGGGAAGCATCTCAGAATGAGACTGTTTTACCTTTCCCTCCTTTTCGGATGCCTTTTTCTGAATGACAGAAAAGAAAATGCTATCTCGAATACTGTACTTGACATTCCTTCAGGGTTGAAACGCTTTCAAGTATTTACCCAGTAGACGTTGTTATGAATGGCCTTACAATAAATGCAacaattatattctattaaaattcagaatcaaatttgaaacaagatGGTTGCGACTTTGACTTGAAAATTAACTCTCTAAGACTTTAcaaaggtattttaatatttacaattactgCCCAAAACTTTATTCATACgcaaaaacaatttaatactttttcgCTATAAATATGCTCTTACAACTCCTCATATTTCgataaattgtttgtttaaattctatttaatattcggaaaactttattttacgtgtcttttaaatttcttttcttaagtgTCATTGTCCAAGAGATAATTACattgctttcatttaaatattgaggTTTTAActgttttgaacaaattttacatgataaatttatatcagattggcaattttgtaacatataaaaatatcattttttggaTAATATTCAACCCTTAAATGCTTTCATACTCAATGCATTATgaagtaaaaacattaaaatttaagaagcaaAATGAAATCATCGAAATAATGGAACTTACTTTAACGGTTTCCACAATTGCCCTTATAACGACGGCGTGCGAATTTCTTGAAACGGAAAGGGATTCGAAGCCGAATAGCAGGATAATTTTGGTTTCCACAGATTCAAACAACGCCGCCGCTACCACAACGTTAGTCATAAGTGCAAACACATCTCCTCTAAAGAtgaacaatgaaataataaaaatcaaatatataatttttgaaatttcgtagCTGTTTATTAGAGACATTGCAATTGTCGCCAAGCTGAAACGATTGTTCTCTACCCAAAATTTCATTTTGGCGACAACTCATTTTATGTCTggttataaatgttaaatcctAACGGGAGAGCTGCGGATTAGATGTTATAATTGATATCGTATTTCTTTCGAGTTCTgttagaaaataatgtttttgttttcaaacctgcagttttaagaaattaaaatttactgaaagcTATATGTTTGAAGGCGATATATATCCAAATGTACAGTTTATTCTACTATCGTAGGATCCAACGGAATTTACCCCCAAAAGACACCTTGATAGATGAAAATATTGACCGTTTGcggaatacattattttttcatcatagaGATATAGattgtttaatttatgaaatagtttATTATCAAGTCATCGACGCAAGCAAGGGGCTTAAAGTAGATCCTTTTATATGGGTATGTTGTTATGTCCGTGATAGTGACGATCGTATGAAATCAATAAACATTAGGCAAACGTAACCGTCATGTACCGGATGGCCGTATATTCATGTAGACATGTCTGGTTCCTTGTCTATGAAGAGACAAAAACATTTGGAGCAAATCACCAAATACGCTAATATGAGAAGCTAAAGGTATGATTCATTTTGGGTTCTGATTTAAAGGTTTTATGACGGAGGATAacgaaaatttacaaaaaagctTTAAGGAACCAAAGCATTTACAAAGCTAGATGACGAATCACTTTTTAAACGAGCTTTATGTTCTTCTTGAATAGCATACGGAACTCATAATCAGAAAGAAGCATTATTCTTAAAAGTGGAACCGTTTTCAGAAATTTCCAGCAAcaaatgaattattgatttttttttctttatctatctatttttttttatatatattgtatcatttagaaaaaaagcataatttttttaaatttttttttttaactttctgtgAATTTTGGAAAAGGTGACtaaaaaattaggttttgaaaaaaataaccgcaatttttcattaatgtattcttagttatatataaaaatacttaattctaagaaataaatataagaaaacaaatgatttcaaagaaacatattaaaaattaacaatttggaAGACCTATGAAGTGGAATACAATATaaagtcataaataaaatattaatattcgaatatatttacatttcaactttaattatgattaatctgattggaaattattctttctttttttttcagagtaaaCAAGCAGTGTgttccaaatatttgaaaattccatGTAATTTGTGTTTTCCTccttttttgtaatatggcaATTAGACCAGCACCATTTCTTCAAATGCCTGCCCGCGGCTCTCTCTAATTATTCAGAATTCCGCTTCACGAAAACCCGATGCAGATCTTTATTTATCACTCATGATCCCACGCAATGTTTTTCATAATGGCTGgctcatttcattttattcttggatgcatttctttttctattaccACTTTCTGTAGATCGCTAAAAAAACAGTTTATCATGAAATGtatctaaaatgaatatttaattacccGACTGGGTGGAGGTGGAAGCGGATGCGGTTGTGGAACATTCGGATGTGGAATCGGATACACACTTTGTGGATGGGGATACCAATGAGGTGGTACAATGTAACCAGGGGGTGGAACCGGAATATGTCCTGGAGGAATAGGGTGACCAGGTGGAGGTGGAAGTGGATGCGGTTGTGGAACATTCGGATGTGGAATCGGATACACACTTTGTGGATGGGGATACCAATGAGGTGGTACAATGTAACCAGGGGGTGGAACTGGAATAGGGTGACCAGGAGGAATAGGGTGACCAGGAGGAATAGGGTGACCAGGAGGAATAGGGTGACCAGGTGGATGTGGTATCCATCCAGGAGGACATGGGACTGGTTGACTTGGGCCCGGTGGCATCTGACCTGGTGGTTTGGGGGATCGTTTTCCATTGCCAGGTCCGGGAATTGGAATAATCACTATGCCTTTAATACAACCACTTGGGCGCTTGCCGTTTCCCATCCGGTCTCCTGGATAGTCTGCATAATCATCATCTGGATAACCGTATCCGTCGTCGTCATCAGACCCTCTGCAGTTACATCGATACGTCAAAGACGAGCTGCCATCGTCTTTCACAGGAGCGGCTCTTGTCCACTGCGTCAAAACCAAGAGTAAAAATacctgaaaaataaacataaaaaagataCACTTTCAAATCTGAAATCAGTAAATTTACTAAAAGCAGTTCCGAAACCTTTATGACTACAGATTATGGATAAgtgttgtatttaaataatacattgcatttcaaatttgagaatttttgcgaaatttgaattttctgttatgaattagaaaacaaaactattaacgcaaagaataaaattgtatCCGCTGTTTCCcattgtaattataatataaaaaataaaggatcGGAAGTTCGAGTAAACACTCAGTGTTCCGCAATATTGTAAACATTTACTGCTTGTATTCGCTCTCCATTTGACGATAATAGACATAAAACTATTCGCATTTTGTTAGACAATGGTAGCATGAGAAGTTTCTTTTCACGAGAAATTTCTCAACAACTAAAACTTCCTGTTATTAGAATGAAAACTCAATCGACGTATGGTTTCGGTGCTAAAGAAAGAACTGAACGAACATATAATGTTGTTAAGACTAAATTAGAGAAACGCAACGGACCGACTTTAAATATTGGAATTGAAGcattagaaactgaaaaaataactGCAACTAATTTACCTGCTCCTAATGAAAATATTCCGAAGTTAAACAAACATCTAAAAGGATTACAGCTTGCTGATTgatatgaatttagaaataacaaaattgtgCTTTTAGTGGGTGCTGATTACTATTATGATATATTTACTAGTAGAATAAAAAGGTGAAATGATAAGCTTGTAGCCACTGAAACTTTATTTGGTCGTTGCCTCCAAGGAAAAATCGATATCACAAATCaaatattggaaatgaaaattatagtagaagaaaaaatgatatcggattaattaaaaaaatttggggtATTAGAAATCTTAAGCTTTGAGACTGATaccgatgaaaatatttttgacgttgCAATTATGCAGGAATTTGAATCAGGAATTACTTTCTCTAAGGACAGATACAACGTAAAACTCCCGTGGAAACCTGGTTTGAAGGAACAGTTACACGATAATCGTGAAGTTGctcaaaaaatgcttttaggtttaaaaacaaaatttctgaatGGCCCCTTGCTTTTCATTGAATACAAAACTGTTCTGGATGAGTATCTAAAGGAGAACCTTATTGAACGCGTGGGTGGAATAAAAAGACGAAGAACCAACATTTTATTTGCCTCATAGAGCAGTGATTCGTAAGGATAAGACGACAAGTAGATTACGTATCGTTACTGTTGCCTCTTCCCACGGTAAAGGAGAACTATCCTTAAACGATTgcttaaatattgcattaaactTAAACcctgatatttttcttcttttgattagATTTAGTGAAACCCCTATAGCCTTTACAGCTGACAAAGCAGGCATTCCTccaaatagaaattaatgaagaGGATCGTGATGCGACCAGATTTTTTTAACAGAAGGAACCACATGGCTCTGAAGAAGGATATAATTTGATGATACATAGAATGACCCATTTGTTTTTCGGGGTAAGTTCAAGTTCCTCCTCGCTGCAACAATCAAGCATCACTTGAAAAAGTATGttgataattttactgaaacttttgcaattttaaagaattctttatatgTCGCTGATTAAATTAGTGGTCGACAAAATATAGAAGCATTAAAAACAAGTTTagaaaatgttaagatttttaaGGACGCAAGTATTAAGAAAGTGGCAGACTTATTTATTTGAGTTGCGTGGTCGATGGATGGATATCGGAATGGACATTTGTCAATCCATTCAGCCTAAAGCGAGACTTGAATGCCTTCTGAGGCACTAGGAGTTGTATGTAATTCCGATcatgattatttcattttgatgatAAAAGTTTAATACAATTTCTCTCAAAACGAATGAACACTAAACGAAATATCTTGCAAGCTGCAGGGAGTATTTTTGACCCTGTAGATTGTATAGGaccatttatatttacattaaagatCTTAATAAAAGAACTGTGGTGTTTGGGTTTGGACATTTCCCAATGGAATTAGACACTGATTGCAATGAATGGTGTGAGGAAGTTCTAGAACTGAATACTTTCAATATACCCCGTTACTATTTTGGAGATTCTCATTCCACTGAAATGGATAACATTCAAACGCACTGTTTTTCTTATGCCTCTAAGAGAGCGTATGGAGCTGTTGTGTATTTTCGAGTAGCATTAAAGGGCGGAAAGGGTTTTACTAGTCTTTTAGCATCAAAGTGCAGAGTGTTTCCATTAAAAACTATTTCGAATCCTCGTTAAGACTTGAGTAAAATAGACTTGAGTTAATGAGTGCTGTCTTGGTAAAAAGATTGTGTAATAAAATCCCTAAAATATCCAATAACTCATTACTTCTGGAACGATTCGTCTATAACTTATTTTTGGATCACGGGCGCTCCTAGCAGATTTAAACCATTtgtgaaaaatagaattcaagAGATCCAAAGATTTTCTCAACGCTTTGCAGTCTCGAGCTAATGGAAACTAACCTCAACTGAACATCAAACCTCGATAGTTGGTACTCCTAAATGATAATAGTAAGACCCCATGGAATGGAACTTGGCCCGAATTGAAAGGTTATATCCTGGAGCAGATGGACTAGTCTGTTTCGCAGACATCAGAATCCCTAAAAGAATTTTTCGGTGAAGTATCAACAGACTCTGTTCACTCCCTTTTGAAGAAGGTGTTGGACAACTCTTCAACGAAGGCCGGAATGTTCCATCTTAGAGATGCCTTCCCCCTATTCGAGCTGTAGTCatcaggaaaccggcgcatgcgcagtttctgtagaacttttatatgtttaattttttatacttagcgattcagaatttgtaatgtctaattagagatgtaacATAGAACGATGTATCTTTGTGTTCGTGTTGGTTatttcgtgttcgtcaataaatggtATTCTGTGCTTTACGATATCTCCGACTCATTGAAAGCTAGAAATTGATTTCAGATGTTAGATCCTAGAAAATTAAAACcatataatagaattaaaatggcacgattacatttagatttatttgattgAAAGCATTGGCGCCATATACATCAACCACAGACGAAGGCACTGGCCCACCTGGGCTGTATAACCaaatattatgatgatgatgaGTATATGCAAAACTGCAATAATGAATGTGTTTTCGTGACGAATGAGTTTTCATTCTGTCTAAACATCTTTTGTGAAGGTGCATGGATTCAGCAAGGATGCTACTGGAGTTTTATGACTTAGTAAGTTCCCTACTAAAGCTGAAATTCAAATTGCTATGcgattagtaaaaatgttaaagagTCATAAAAAAACCTTAAAAGCAACTGCTTAAGGTCACAGAAATAGTATTTGTTACAtgataactaaaatttgaaaatgcgtTTTCGAAAATTCATCGAGATTAAGCAATTACAAACAACTCATTTGAAATATTACTACTCTatgtttatttttactcataacaAAGACGGACCTGTAAGTATGTTGGCGTTCTACAGACCGGACTACTTGAAGTGCAGTTAATGAATTTCGTGCATTTTCTAATTATGGGAATGTAACTAcagatttttttgcaaatataaattaaaattttttataaaaatatcaaagctGAAATGCGGCGAtatttcgctataacttccgaTAATATTATGgtacaaaaattcatttacattgatttaactttttaaaaatgaattaaataacgGTACAAATTTAATAGTTAACTACTAAATactgagttttaaatatttaaataatttttgcctaaatattccaacaaaggaaattatattttggttctcatttcaatcattttcattgcttctttAATTGTACGTTTTGCGTGAATTCTTCCATTCACGAAGGTTAAAGAGGTTCGATCCTATGAAAGTGAAGTGCAACTTTCATGAAGCAACAGAAAGAGTGAAATTGCCTTAAAGCGCATGCAACGGGACAAACTATactctcattttcatttttactaggGTTATGACGTCTTGTTACTTGATCACTTTGGAATTAATTCTATACACAAAGGATGCAGAAAGCGTAAAGATGTTATTaatgataaagataaaatattgctttgacatatttcaaattttggaccTTATTCCAGATATAAATTTCCCCTTCCGTCTTCGTGTGCACAAATAGGAGAAGCGGTTTTTGTCAGAAAACAGGGAAATCTCGCGGAACACACTATAAGAAATATGAATCTAAACCTAAAAGATCATGCTCTGTTTCCTTCAAGTGATTGCAGCGTCTAAGTTGAAATTTTTGGATGGCATTCTTATTACAACTATACTTCTAAGAGGaacaatttacaagaaaaatgcgAGAAAAGATATTTCGACAATGTCCATCATAGCTGCCATGTTATGTGTATCGTTGCAATCTTCAGTGAAAATGGCAGGTCATGGGATCACGCAACTAAGCCtcttgaatataaagaaaaataggaCAGAAAGAGAAATAGATTGTGATTGACATACATTTCATAGTGAAGAAAactttttacaaacaaaattattgaatattgtcCAATTTCTGCTCAAGACTTTCTTTGATAATACTTCACAATTCTAATATGTTAATTTTTGCCTTCTGATGAAGGTAAATTTTGCGCTGCACGTTTAACAATGTCTTTCATATTTTGtgtcgtaaaaaaatatatatattttcgttatttttctgaaattcttagaGAAttcataatagattttatttttatttttccttggaTCATGGTTATAAGAATTTCCAGTCAAACAAACATAAATCTAGAAAAGTCGTTTCATTGCACTTACATGTATTTTTAGTGAATTCAGTGGTCGTTTAGTTTTAGAATGAACTGTATTAGAAATTCAAGGTAAGAATGAAAgcgattaaatttaattatttttttttcttcattagttatactctttaaaattattactgcTGCCGATAAATACCAAATAATTGTTGCTGAAGTGGCACGTATTCCTCGTTCTGCTGGTTCAAAACGCTAAAAAGACAACGCAAATGACTGCAGCAACTTTTCCCGCACATGactattaaagttttatatcttGGTTGAAATAGGatagaaatgcatttataaattaatgtcaatgaaatgtaattatttgagTAATGTTCAATGAAACGAATTTCAAATctgataatagaataaaaattacaagaGTGAAATGAAATGTGCGTTATACTGtgaagaataattatttgaatagtgAAGTCAACAATTCCGCAGAGTTATcctaaaatgaaatagttttccGATTATCtggcttgaaaaaaaatttataaggatGTGTATTTGCCTATTTCAATGTCAGTGTATGAATAGACTATAAAAAATAGTCACGCCTCTACGTCATTTAAAAGTACAAGTAACAGGCGTACAAAAAGGTATGCCATACAAAGTagtattattgtataaataacaTTTGTTCGAAGAAAGTTGCATATAAATACATCTCAGATGAATATCGTTATATTTGAAGGATTCACTACATAAATTTCACATGCGATTAACCCAATATTGAACTTAAGccattggaatttaaaagtgaaCCCGAACTCAAAAAGGCTGAATGATGCataacattattataaacaaaaaagatgcataaaatttctctaaatgaagtattaaaaaaactttccagtaaaaatttaaagcaaattatgaatatttacgCAATTTTCGTGGATACGATTTTTAAGGAATATcgctatttaaactaaaaaaataatcaatataataaaaagatcGATATTTTCAAAAAGAGCCACTTACCAGAGTCTTCATCCTCTCCTAGGTTTCAGAAGAGTACTGAAGAAACACTCTGTAAGCATGCCTTTTATACTGAGCAACATCCTCTTAAAATCATTGTAAAACTGTTTTCGCAAACCTGCAAGAGATGCGTCTTCTTTTTCTTGGccttcaaataaatctttaattgcCGAAAACTATTGTTAGAAAAAATccttatttgtttctgaaaaattagCGCCATTGTGAATGCGAAAGAGTCACGATTAGGCTGGAAATTATTAATTGAGAATTTCTAAACAATCAAAAGTGAGCGAAATGTGGAAAACACTTTCCTCATTAATTGCTTTTCAGCGTTTTGAAAATGTATGGAATCGTTTGTTTTAAGAAGAATTGCTTATTAGACCCgactaaaacataaattaaaaaattcagaaacgtTTTCTTCTGTTGTAAATCGCAGATAATTATTGGTGCATTTCGATATTGCGCCAATGtaataattaatggaaattcCAACCTCTGGTCGGGAACACCGTGAGTTATAATGAAGCATTATTCGtctgtttttacatttttcttaattataataacagtattcttaataaaaaaataattaaaggtcctcttaataataaataaataaaaacattaatattaattgtatttttaataaaaatattttatttatttgtatcgaattaaaatacatgcagagtaattaaataagtgaaaagtaatacgaaaaatatacttaaattattttggaaacttcattaaagtagaaaaaaaatttatgtagtgaaaaattttaatcataaatacgttgatattttttttaaattttcaagtatgAAAAAGCTGTGGTTTCCTATAATACAGTTGAAAGttaattgaagagaaaattttgtaatttagatcaatttttaaaaaattctttcttcactAGCATCTATTTACCCGGTTTCTAATCTTTACTTGATAAGTTTTGTACCTCTGATCTCCTGGATATTGATCTATATaaggtgttgccgaattcgatcgACAAATTCAGAGGCGTGATAGTAAGCATCAGGAGGATAAAAAATCagcatacaacatggggtcccaaacgacggtTAATtgatgaaaatcgcaaaaatatattatttagggGGGTTGTAATCTACTGGAAACAGAAAAGTAGTTTAAAccacatatttacaaaaatactaaaacttgAATGAAAATGCAAGCTcgaaaatataactaattttatattctataattagatatataagtgcgtagtgtgagaactggggagttttaaagatattcaagaaaaactaaaatgggagcCAGAAAACATCGCTGTAACATCAGTACGGATGTTTTCGCAGAGAGcggttgtcaaattcgaaagacaattCAGAGCAAGaataataggcattaagtagatgaaaatttaccagaaaacatagggtcgtaggtaacatttttcaatgaaaatcacaaatcgggtggagttcgcaagctggatgcttgatgccacatAGGAAGATGCACGCCTTTCTGcaagagttttattctcagatgaagcttGCTTTTCGAGATAAGGTGTCTTCAACACGTACAGTGCGAATATTGGGTCAatcgaaaatccccacatcactatctcgtcgaacTTGCAccacaagtttgatattaacatctgggcagagTTTTCTATTTGGACCGTATCTTCTGCCCGAACGCCTCAACGgcaaaaaatatcttgtttttttcCAGCACTTTCATCCGGATTTATTGCTGAGAACGCCGGCAATTTGATTAATGCATGATGGagcaccagcacattttagttcaattcgtgaaatctgacttaTTCTTTGCGAATGAAGTATAACAACGTCAATTCTACAATGCTTATTGATGAATACTTCctagctgcttttatttttttcaaacgtGTGAAAAATTTACACACTGGAAGGCTTCTTCTGGATTACCTTATTCCTAATCCTCGTATTcctagggccattctcttcgccagactcattgtcttttcgacgtctgATTTTGTGATTTTCACTCAATAAACGTTACCTGAGAACCAATATTTTCTGGTaaattttcatctacttaatgcctattattctttctctgaatttgtctttcgattTTGACAACGATATCGGCGAACATCGACACTGGTGTTGCAGCGATGATTTCTGGTTCccactttaatttttcttcaatatctttaaaactccccagttcccACGCTacacacttatatcaaattatagaatataaaattaattatattttcgagcttttacttttcttcaagttttagtatttttgcaaatatgggtttcaaactactttttcgttttcagcaATTTACAACCCCCTAGATCCTCAAATCCacatgttaccagcatgaaaattacttttaagaatgtgcttttacttaaaaaaattcatagtttaaataccgtttgctatttttttttattaattttttacacttttcaacaGCTCaccgactctctatatttttacgattttcaccaattaaacgtagtttgggaccccatgttttATGATGATACTTTGTCCTCCTGATGATTACTATCACCCACCTGAATTTTTCGGTCAAATTTGGCAACACCCTGTATAGATAAATATCCAGGAGCTCAGGTACCAAACTTatcaaataaagaatagaaaCAGGGTAAATAGATGCtagttaagaaagaattttttaaaaattgaattaaattttgtataaaattaatcgaaaatacaAAACTTTCTCTTCAAATAACTTTCAACTGTATTATAGGAAACTACAGCTTTTTcatacttgaaaattaaaaaaaaaatcaacgtatTTATGATTCCAATTTTccactacataatttttttttctactttaatgaagtttccaaaatattttaagcatattattcATATTACTTTTCACTTATATAATTACGTTGCATGTATTTTAACTcgatgcaaagaaataaaatatttcttattgaaaatacaattaatattaatgtttttatttatttcataagctTACCCATTAAGAGaacctttaattattttttcattaagaatactgttattataattcagaaaaatgtaaagacAAACGAATAATGCATCATTATAACTCACGATGTTCCCGACCAGAGGTTGgaatttccattaattattaCATTGGAGCAATATTGAAATGCACCAATAATTATCTGCGATTTACAACAGAAGAAAacgtttctgaatttttttaatgtacgtTTTCAGTCGGGTCTAAT
The Argiope bruennichi chromosome 6, qqArgBrue1.1, whole genome shotgun sequence DNA segment above includes these coding regions:
- the LOC129972895 gene encoding uncharacterized protein LOC129972895, which produces MKTLVFLLLVLTQWTRAAPVKDDGSSSLTYRCNCRGSDDDDGYGYPDDDYADYPGDRMGNGKRPSGCIKGIVIIPIPGPGNGKRSPKPPGQMPPGPSQPVPCPPGWIPHPPGHPIPPGHPIPPGHPIPPGHPIPVPPPGYIVPPHWYPHPQSVYPIPHPNVPQPHPLPPPPGHPIPPGHIPVPPPGYIVPPHWYPHPQSVYPIPHPNVPQPHPLPPPPSRRRCVCTYD